A region of Gemmatimonadota bacterium DNA encodes the following proteins:
- a CDS encoding exodeoxyribonuclease III: protein MRIITWNVNGLRAALRKGFMDHIKTLNPDVILLQEIRVLPEQLSASERNPDGWHVIWHPAERKGYAGTAVWSRTPLSEVERGVGGADSEGRILRVSTLGIQFVSVYLPSGSSGDERQAIKECWMDRFRPWADGLVKKRGPTIMGGDFNIAHTERDIFYAKSNEKNSGFLPHERAWMGDLIASGWRDFTREHYGDIQGPYSWWSNRGRARELDRGWRIDYLLGNAAVAKRVESAHVDREGGMTISDHAPVVVDLK, encoded by the coding sequence ATGCGTATTATTACCTGGAATGTAAACGGATTGCGGGCGGCGCTTCGCAAGGGGTTTATGGATCATATTAAAACGCTAAACCCCGATGTGATCCTTTTGCAAGAAATTCGGGTCTTGCCCGAGCAACTGTCTGCGAGCGAGCGCAATCCCGATGGGTGGCATGTTATCTGGCATCCAGCCGAGCGCAAGGGCTATGCGGGCACAGCGGTATGGTCTCGCACGCCGTTAAGTGAGGTAGAACGCGGTGTGGGCGGGGCCGATTCCGAAGGCCGGATTTTGCGGGTGAGTACTCTGGGGATTCAATTCGTCAGTGTGTACCTGCCTTCGGGATCATCGGGCGATGAGCGCCAGGCGATCAAGGAGTGCTGGATGGATCGCTTTCGCCCCTGGGCCGATGGTCTGGTAAAAAAACGGGGTCCCACGATTATGGGGGGTGATTTTAATATCGCGCATACCGAACGCGATATTTTTTATGCTAAAAGCAACGAGAAGAATTCGGGTTTTTTGCCGCATGAACGCGCGTGGATGGGCGATCTCATCGCTTCTGGCTGGCGCGATTTTACACGGGAACACTACGGCGATATTCAGGGGCCGTATTCGTGGTGGTCCAATCGGGGGAGGGCCAGAGAGTTGGACCGCGGTTGGCGCATCGATTATTTGTTGGGCAATGCAGCAGTTGCAAAGCGCGTTGAATCTGCCCATGTTGACCGCGAAGGCGGCATGACCATATCTGATCACGCACCGGTTGTTGTGGATTTGAAATAG